From Kineosporia succinea, the proteins below share one genomic window:
- a CDS encoding GNAT family N-acetyltransferase, whose amino-acid sequence MDVRTAVAADLPALSSALADAFADDPLWTWMIPERRRHTRLRRVFGALLEHSIPRGNVTTTLDRQAVAVWSAPGEWKLPLPAVLRSAPHMVRGAGLRLPRLLGRLGEVERAHEQLPPGHWYLEMIGTSDRARGQGHGTALMAEAFARWGGLPVYLESSNERNLSFYRRHGFEVTGDLAVRSGPPQWTLWRD is encoded by the coding sequence ATGGATGTGCGAACGGCCGTCGCCGCCGACCTGCCCGCCCTGTCCTCGGCACTCGCGGACGCCTTCGCGGACGACCCCCTGTGGACCTGGATGATCCCCGAGCGCCGGCGCCACACCCGGCTCCGCCGGGTGTTCGGAGCGCTGCTCGAGCACAGCATTCCCCGGGGGAACGTGACCACGACCCTCGACCGGCAGGCCGTGGCCGTCTGGTCGGCGCCGGGGGAGTGGAAGCTGCCTCTGCCGGCGGTGCTGCGGTCGGCCCCGCACATGGTGCGCGGTGCCGGTCTGCGCCTGCCCCGGCTGCTGGGACGGCTCGGCGAGGTCGAGCGGGCCCACGAGCAACTACCGCCCGGCCACTGGTACCTGGAGATGATCGGCACCAGCGACCGGGCCCGCGGGCAGGGGCACGGAACGGCCCTGATGGCCGAGGCCTTCGCCCGCTGGGGAGGCCTGCCGGTCTACCTGGAGTCGTCGAACGAGCGCAACCTGTCGTTCTACCGCCGCCACGGCTTCGAGGTGACGGGTGATCTGGCCGTGCGTTCGGGCCCGCCGCAGTGGACGCTCTGGCGGGACTAG
- a CDS encoding alpha/beta hydrolase, whose amino-acid sequence MFPTVSRARLASSPGLTRRAGLGALVTVALAACSRGSRPSSSSTPTPTVTDGPGYTRHADLAYADPVGRAHLLDLYVPSGEGPFPVVIFQAGSAFGSDDTKNLTTELSGATTAEGLAGAWAPHGYAVVGVNVRSSSQAVFPAQVHDIKAAIRFLRAQAGEYGLDTGRFATMGTSSGGWGAVMAGVTAGNTDLEGDLGNPEVSSAVQAVVDLFGPTDFLQMDAHRIPGGQKHDPASSPESKLMGFAIRSDPEATGRANPAAYVTAQAPPIWIAHGTKDPLVPHHQSQILFAAYTDAKARATFTLVHEAQHTDAYLGSPGDLSVTVHTSADGSVTRSDRPAPSFDVIRAFLDEALGR is encoded by the coding sequence ATGTTCCCGACCGTCTCCCGTGCCCGCCTGGCCTCATCACCCGGTCTCACCCGCCGGGCCGGTCTCGGCGCCCTGGTGACCGTCGCCCTGGCGGCCTGTTCCCGCGGCTCGCGCCCGTCGTCCTCCAGCACGCCCACCCCGACCGTCACCGACGGGCCGGGCTACACCCGTCACGCCGATCTCGCCTACGCCGACCCGGTCGGACGGGCGCACCTGCTCGACCTCTACGTGCCGTCGGGCGAAGGCCCTTTCCCGGTGGTCATTTTCCAGGCCGGGTCGGCGTTCGGCAGCGACGACACCAAGAACCTCACCACCGAGCTGAGCGGGGCGACCACCGCCGAGGGCCTGGCCGGGGCCTGGGCGCCGCACGGTTATGCGGTGGTCGGGGTGAACGTACGCAGCAGCAGCCAGGCGGTCTTCCCGGCCCAGGTGCACGACATCAAGGCCGCGATCCGTTTCCTGCGGGCCCAGGCGGGTGAATACGGTCTGGACACCGGGCGTTTCGCCACGATGGGCACGAGCAGCGGGGGCTGGGGAGCGGTGATGGCCGGGGTCACGGCCGGGAACACCGACCTGGAGGGCGATCTCGGCAATCCGGAGGTCTCGAGCGCGGTGCAGGCGGTGGTCGACCTGTTCGGCCCCACCGACTTCCTGCAGATGGACGCGCACCGCATCCCCGGTGGCCAGAAGCACGATCCGGCCTCGTCGCCGGAGTCGAAGCTGATGGGTTTCGCGATCCGGTCCGACCCCGAGGCCACCGGTCGCGCGAACCCGGCCGCCTACGTCACCGCGCAGGCGCCGCCGATCTGGATCGCGCACGGCACGAAAGACCCTCTGGTGCCTCACCATCAGTCACAGATCCTGTTCGCGGCCTACACCGACGCCAAGGCACGCGCCACCTTCACCCTGGTGCACGAGGCCCAGCACACGGACGCGTATCTCGGCTCCCCGGGCGACCTCTCGGTCACGGTGCACACGAGCGCCGACGGATCGGTGACCCGTTCCGACCGCCCGGCCCCGTCGTTCGACGTGATCCGCGCGTTCCTGGACGAGGCCCTGGGCCGGTGA
- a CDS encoding GGDEF domain-containing protein, with the protein MGTRLGDGASWTGRSDSTRARSRWMFGLLTLASTAFTTPHMLAASGDDRGLLLAALTVLFVSWTLSYRLSRVTVLNDVAEAAALTGVMACLDEPAVAFGFVFPMIWFRALYDSGPRVVWRVLLFEISLVMELPAAHYLGQPDDPHAWAFLLGGMTGYVASGLAGFRAGQESAARDAAAWRERMISEKGTQLLGLTDPVAIRQITWDALSGIVGTAPELRVLKVDLLDGELVVDRSAGSFPALPERLDASIVREDEVASRALDAAAGRVCVWDLLSFPGYGSPAYVLIGHPHRLDSDLLSAVRSVCNQAALAFQNSRVHSQLSVQALTDGLTGLANRQGFTEAVAHLTSTRDERPLAVLFIDLDDFKEVNDTLGHQAGDELLHQVARLLRSVTRADLDVVARLGGDEFAILLHNTSQQVAEQVAERIVVGVSVLEVASGLSVGASIGVAMASPRVGIDDLLVHADVAMYAAKAHGKGRIQAYHPGLLPT; encoded by the coding sequence TTGGGGACGCGTCTGGGGGACGGTGCTTCGTGGACCGGGCGGTCCGACAGCACCCGGGCGCGTTCGCGCTGGATGTTCGGCCTGCTCACCCTGGCCTCGACCGCCTTCACCACGCCGCACATGCTGGCGGCCTCCGGCGACGACCGGGGCCTCCTGCTCGCGGCCCTGACGGTGCTGTTCGTCTCCTGGACGCTCAGCTACCGGCTCTCCCGGGTGACGGTGCTCAACGACGTGGCCGAGGCCGCCGCCCTGACCGGGGTGATGGCCTGCCTGGACGAGCCCGCGGTCGCCTTCGGTTTCGTCTTCCCGATGATCTGGTTCCGCGCCCTCTACGACTCCGGCCCCCGGGTGGTCTGGCGCGTCCTGCTGTTCGAGATCTCGCTGGTGATGGAACTCCCGGCCGCGCACTACCTGGGCCAGCCCGACGACCCGCACGCCTGGGCCTTCCTGCTCGGCGGGATGACCGGTTACGTCGCCAGCGGTCTGGCCGGCTTCCGGGCCGGCCAGGAGAGCGCGGCCCGCGACGCGGCCGCCTGGCGGGAGCGGATGATCTCGGAGAAGGGGACGCAGTTGCTGGGCCTCACCGATCCGGTCGCCATCCGGCAGATCACCTGGGACGCCCTGAGCGGGATCGTCGGCACCGCACCGGAACTGAGGGTGCTCAAGGTCGACCTCCTCGATGGTGAGCTGGTGGTCGACCGGTCGGCGGGCTCCTTCCCCGCCCTTCCGGAACGGCTGGACGCCTCGATCGTGCGCGAGGACGAGGTGGCGAGCCGGGCGCTGGACGCGGCGGCCGGCCGGGTCTGCGTCTGGGACCTGCTGTCGTTCCCGGGGTACGGCAGCCCGGCCTACGTCCTGATCGGCCACCCGCACCGGCTGGATTCCGACCTGCTGTCGGCGGTGCGCAGCGTCTGCAACCAGGCCGCGCTCGCCTTCCAGAACAGCCGCGTGCACAGCCAGCTCAGCGTCCAGGCCCTCACCGACGGGCTCACCGGCCTGGCCAACCGGCAGGGCTTCACCGAGGCCGTGGCCCACCTGACCAGTACTCGCGACGAGCGTCCGCTGGCCGTGCTGTTCATCGACCTCGACGACTTCAAGGAGGTCAACGACACTCTCGGGCACCAGGCCGGCGACGAGCTGCTGCACCAGGTGGCCCGGTTGCTGCGCAGTGTGACCCGGGCCGACCTGGACGTGGTGGCCCGGCTCGGCGGTGACGAGTTCGCGATTCTGCTGCACAACACCTCTCAGCAGGTCGCCGAGCAGGTCGCCGAGCGGATCGTGGTGGGGGTCTCGGTGCTGGAGGTGGCCAGCGGGCTGAGCGTGGGCGCGAGCATCGGGGTGGCGATGGCCTCGCCCCGGGTCGGGATCGACGACCTGCTGGTGCACGCCGACGTCGCCATGTACGCGGCGAAGGCCCACGGCAAGGGCCGGATCCAGGCCTACCACCCGGGGCTACTGCCTACCTAG
- a CDS encoding helix-turn-helix domain-containing protein, translating into MTTTSLSPTARDAGGMIRWWRERRHLTQLELSGLSEVSTRHLSYVENGRSRPSSTLILHLCEHLNVPLRRRNDILLAAGFAPAYAEHRLSDPPLAAVSAAVDAILAAHEPLPAIAVNRHWEMIAATPAVDELTRGCAPALLEPPVNVLRLSLHPDGMAPSIANLGQWRGHLLHRLEGQLTASGDPVLAALLDELREYPGGDATASTDVLVPLRYRLGDTELSLLSTTTVFGTPAEITVSELAIEAFYPADAATARALGVNASHLA; encoded by the coding sequence ATGACGACGACGTCGCTCAGTCCGACGGCCCGGGACGCCGGGGGCATGATCCGCTGGTGGCGCGAACGGCGGCACCTGACCCAGCTGGAGCTGTCCGGTCTCAGCGAGGTGTCCACCCGGCACCTGAGTTACGTGGAGAACGGCCGCTCCCGGCCGTCGAGCACGCTGATCCTGCACCTGTGCGAGCACCTGAACGTGCCGCTGCGGCGCCGCAACGACATCCTGCTGGCCGCCGGGTTCGCCCCGGCCTACGCCGAGCACCGCCTGAGCGACCCGCCGCTGGCCGCGGTGAGCGCCGCCGTCGACGCGATTCTGGCCGCGCACGAACCGCTTCCGGCGATCGCGGTGAACCGGCACTGGGAGATGATCGCGGCCACCCCGGCCGTCGACGAGCTCACCCGCGGCTGCGCCCCGGCCCTGCTCGAACCGCCGGTGAACGTGCTGCGGCTCAGTCTGCACCCGGACGGCATGGCCCCCTCGATCGCGAATCTCGGCCAGTGGCGCGGACATCTGCTGCACCGGCTGGAGGGTCAGCTGACCGCGAGCGGCGACCCGGTGCTGGCCGCACTGCTCGACGAGCTGCGGGAGTACCCCGGTGGTGACGCCACCGCGTCCACCGACGTGCTCGTCCCTCTGCGCTACCGCCTGGGCGACACCGAACTGTCGCTGCTCAGCACCACCACCGTGTTCGGCACCCCGGCCGAGATCACGGTGTCGGAGCTGGCGATCGAGGCGTTCTACCCGGCGGACGCGGCGACCGCGCGCGCCCTGGGCGTGAACGCGTCACATCTGGCCTGA
- a CDS encoding RecQ family ATP-dependent DNA helicase has protein sequence MKLAPLGFQIRKLAKTRLGLQRLRPGQAEAVKALVKGRDVLVVMPTGAGKSAVYQLAGLMLDGPTVVVSPLIALQRDQLAGLARHGEEAGLGGVAVNSAQSRGRTDEAWETLTAGDAEFVFLAPEQLANAAVLEKLAELKVSLLAVDEAHCVSAWGHDFRPHYLRIGDVVEALGRPRVVALTATAAPPVRAEIVERLRMNDPVRIVTGFDRPNLSLEVRRFVEARHKEKAVVERVASLEGSGLVYTATRRSTEEYAEQLRQAGRTAQAYHAGMKAAEREEVHQAFLDGDLEVVVATSAFGMGINKPDVRFVVHADVTDSIDSYYQEIGRAGRDGAPATICLYYRPEDLSLRNFFASGGPDEDTLTQVADSVLTHTRADGSVGVSQLKEELDLSSTKLTNAVNLLEQAGALKVGEDSQLAYTDVAVPAAAAVVAAAEVDAEHTRMDRSRVEMMRGYAETTGCRREFLLGYFGEEFENPEGGCDACDNCRSGLADDDDDEPVVAGAPRFDTNDRVRHREWGPGVVMRDENDRITVLFEQVGYRTLALAVLAADEELLVHEEV, from the coding sequence GTGAAGTTGGCTCCCCTCGGATTCCAGATCCGCAAGCTGGCCAAGACCCGGCTCGGACTCCAGCGTCTGCGCCCCGGTCAGGCCGAGGCCGTGAAGGCCCTGGTGAAGGGTCGCGACGTGCTGGTCGTGATGCCCACCGGCGCCGGCAAGTCGGCCGTCTACCAGCTCGCCGGGCTGATGCTCGACGGCCCCACCGTGGTGGTGTCGCCGCTCATCGCGCTGCAGCGAGATCAGCTGGCCGGCCTCGCCCGGCACGGTGAGGAGGCGGGCCTGGGCGGTGTGGCCGTGAACTCGGCGCAGAGCCGGGGCCGCACCGACGAGGCCTGGGAGACGCTCACGGCCGGTGACGCCGAGTTCGTCTTCCTCGCTCCCGAGCAGCTGGCCAACGCCGCGGTGCTGGAGAAGCTCGCCGAGCTGAAGGTGTCGCTGCTCGCGGTCGACGAGGCGCACTGCGTGTCGGCCTGGGGTCACGACTTCCGGCCGCACTACCTGCGCATCGGTGACGTGGTCGAGGCGCTCGGGCGCCCGCGCGTGGTGGCGCTGACGGCGACGGCCGCCCCGCCGGTGCGGGCCGAGATCGTCGAGCGGCTGCGCATGAACGACCCGGTGCGCATCGTCACCGGTTTCGACCGGCCCAACCTGAGTCTCGAGGTGCGGCGCTTCGTCGAGGCCCGGCACAAGGAGAAGGCGGTCGTCGAGCGGGTGGCCTCGCTCGAGGGCAGCGGGCTGGTCTACACCGCGACCCGCCGCTCCACCGAGGAGTACGCCGAGCAGCTGCGCCAGGCCGGGCGCACGGCGCAGGCCTACCACGCGGGTATGAAGGCGGCCGAGCGCGAGGAGGTGCACCAGGCGTTCCTCGACGGTGACCTCGAGGTGGTCGTGGCCACCTCCGCGTTCGGCATGGGCATCAACAAGCCCGACGTGCGCTTCGTGGTGCACGCCGACGTGACCGACTCGATCGACTCGTACTACCAGGAGATCGGCCGGGCCGGTCGCGACGGCGCCCCCGCCACGATCTGCCTGTACTACCGCCCCGAAGACCTCTCGCTGCGCAACTTCTTCGCCTCCGGCGGGCCCGACGAGGACACGCTGACCCAGGTGGCGGACTCGGTGCTGACCCACACCCGCGCCGACGGCTCGGTGGGGGTGTCGCAGCTGAAGGAGGAGCTCGACCTGTCCTCCACCAAGCTGACCAACGCGGTGAACCTGCTCGAGCAGGCCGGTGCGCTGAAGGTGGGCGAGGACTCGCAGCTGGCCTACACCGACGTGGCGGTCCCGGCCGCGGCCGCCGTGGTGGCGGCCGCCGAGGTCGACGCCGAGCACACCCGGATGGACCGCTCCCGCGTCGAGATGATGCGGGGCTACGCCGAGACCACCGGCTGCCGCCGCGAGTTCCTGCTCGGCTACTTCGGCGAGGAGTTCGAGAACCCCGAGGGGGGCTGCGACGCGTGCGACAACTGCCGCTCGGGCCTGGCCGACGATGACGACGACGAGCCGGTGGTGGCCGGGGCCCCGCGCTTCGACACGAACGACCGGGTGCGTCACCGCGAGTGGGGGCCGGGCGTGGTGATGCGTGACGAGAACGACCGGATCACCGTGCTGTTCGAGCAGGTCGGGTACCGCACGCTGGCGCTGGCCGTGCTGGCGGCCGACGAGGAACTGCTGGTGCACGAAGAGGTGTGA